A single window of Flavobacterium sp. 140616W15 DNA harbors:
- a CDS encoding metal-dependent hydrolase, which translates to MKITFYGHASLGIEVGGKHILVDPFISGNPMASHIDSNTLKADYILLTHAHGDHILDAEAIAKRTGAVIVSNAEIAGYFAQRELNAHPMNHGGSWQFDFGRVKYVNAIHSSSFPDGSNGGNPGGFVIESEHKNIYIAGDTALTMDMKLIPMRTKLDLAILPIGDNFTMDVEDAIIASDFIECDKILGYHFDTFGYIKINHDEAIRKFFDKGKDLMLLEIGESIEL; encoded by the coding sequence ATGAAAATTACATTTTACGGTCATGCCTCATTAGGAATCGAAGTAGGAGGAAAGCACATTCTGGTAGATCCTTTTATTTCGGGAAATCCAATGGCTTCACATATCGATAGTAACACATTAAAAGCCGATTATATCTTGTTAACGCATGCGCATGGTGATCATATTCTAGATGCCGAAGCAATTGCTAAACGTACCGGAGCAGTAATCGTATCTAATGCCGAAATTGCAGGTTATTTTGCTCAAAGAGAGTTAAATGCTCATCCAATGAATCACGGAGGAAGCTGGCAATTTGATTTTGGGAGAGTGAAATATGTAAATGCAATACATTCAAGTTCATTTCCCGATGGTAGTAACGGAGGAAACCCAGGAGGATTTGTAATCGAAAGCGAACACAAAAACATCTATATAGCAGGAGATACTGCGCTTACAATGGATATGAAGTTAATCCCGATGCGTACCAAGCTAGATTTAGCTATTTTGCCAATAGGAGATAACTTTACCATGGATGTTGAAGATGCAATTATAGCATCAGATTTTATAGAATGTGATAAAATTTTAGGGTATCATTTTGATACTTTTGGATATATTAAAATTAATCATGATGAAGCAATTCGTAAGTTTTTTGATAAAGGAAAAGACTTAATGCTTCTTGAAATAGGAGAATCTATTGAATTATAA